Sequence from the Clostridium butyricum genome:
AGCAACACGAAGTGGCTATATGATAAGTGCATCTTATGAATTAGACCCTATAATTGGAGGCAGAATGTTTGCAAAAGCATCAGATTTAGATTTTTCAGATGTAAATAGATTAAAACTTAAGGATTATACGGAGGCTGCAAATATAGCTCGAGCTTTTTTTATACAAGACTCGGATGGAAACCAAGAAGAAAGCAATTAAAAGAAATAGTTGCTCAGATAACATTGGAAACATCTAATTCAAGAAAAGCCTGTTACTCAATGACTCTAATTGATTTATTTGATTATTATGATTCACTTGTTGATGAAAGTGAAAGAAGAAATCAAGAGTATAAAAAAGCTATGAGTAAAAAGGAGTGATGAAGTTTTGGCAAAAAATTTACTTACCAATGTGGTAATTGGTGGCCAGATAAATCCTACACTACAGAGAACTTTTTCAGCAGTTAACAAATATGCAAGTGGAACTATAAGCTCTATTAATAAAATTAATTCAAGAACAGCAGCTGTTTCAGGGTATGCTAGAAATCAATTGGACTCAGTAAGTAATAAGGTGAAAACTGTACTTGCTGCAAGTGCTCTTACTATGGGAGTTAAAAAAATAGGAAGTTCCATGCTTGAACAAGCATCAAGCATGGAACAATATAGAAATACATTAAATATTGTTATGAAAGACCAAAAAAAAGCAGGTGAAAT
This genomic interval carries:
- a CDS encoding phage tail assembly protein, with product MENNIEIIGTGTLKLKRPISIDGKETNEIKYDFDKLTGMDIEEVFKEATRSGYMISASYELDPIIGGRMFAKASDLDFSDVNRLKLKDYTEAANIARAFFIQDSDGNQEESN